Proteins encoded within one genomic window of Methanosarcina barkeri str. Wiesmoor:
- a CDS encoding DUF6884 domain-containing protein: protein MAKIVLTSCVIKKLLYKAKAKELYISTFFKYNLKYAKSLNPDKIFVLSAKYGLVYLERKIEPYDKTLEQYAI, encoded by the coding sequence ATGGCAAAAATTGTTTTGACATCTTGCGTGATTAAGAAATTGCTTTATAAAGCAAAGGCAAAAGAGCTGTACATCAGTACGTTTTTCAAATACAACCTTAAATATGCAAAATCTTTGAACCCTGACAAAATTTTCGTTCTTTCTGCAAAATATGGTCTTGTATATCTCGAAAGAAAAATTGAACCTTATGATAAAACTTTAGAACAATATGCCATCTAA
- a CDS encoding DUF6884 domain-containing protein, translating to MCHLKKIREWADCVIGQIKKEASLKEDEFIFLAGVKYRKYLLPHISNYQIPLKELKIGEQLQYFKKRCPNE from the coding sequence ATATGCCATCTAAAAAAAATCAGAGAATGGGCAGATTGCGTAATAGGTCAGATAAAAAAGGAAGCATCCCTGAAAGAAGATGAATTTATTTTCCTTGCGGGAGTAAAATACAGAAAATATTTACTACCTCACATTTCAAATTATCAGATTCCCCTTAAGGAACTGAAAATTGGAGAACAGCTCCAGTACTTTAAAAAGAGGTGTCCAAATGAGTGA
- a CDS encoding PQQ-binding-like beta-propeller repeat protein — protein MSKLKILMVCLTLLLVAAVLPALGSDWPQFQKDQVHSGITGDSAPITAPNLTISWVNDTVIPADRMAGIDASPIVYNGSVYAVTSEGKLFKYSLDGTAAGGNWPVSFVTNPNDWDFQLATPAACNGYIYVLDSGSPYRTVPHDDLYAINADTGVIVDRVNITDYNYTQFNTPITCSCDGKHILFGSMNITTNYTTWVTSYLDGDYYCYNITDVSNIIPSWSPHHSSNGYYWAGAAVIGDYAVFGNESGGLVSINYTGSVVDEVDASDVYGFDVGSIRSSVTYSNETVISDDETGRIYFTSYNSSVNGSCYALGFNATTGHFITADNCSRFIGYSTSTPAYYNGRIYVGSSNGLYCLNATTLLPIWPTPTSVGVVQSSPAISTFYGLGNEYIYVTTNSLLGGIYCVNSSGDVVWNGTSTYYDNDEYASLSLAGAAISGGRVFYGNDEGVLHGRANYTLYDFSVGASVDKWAYKYQVNPNPPNTNVEPNIEFTTGEYANIAADDGIYASHETTTENYSAAHRFVFKIDDNEKPWITAINVAWNGKAWHDTGDPGATLYIWNGTGYEELDDDANSQDEFWLIGEKTSNISNYIDSSNNVTILVVQNDKDDGEDERSHIWTDYVKLVATP, from the coding sequence ATGAGTAAATTGAAAATATTAATGGTTTGTTTAACCTTGCTCCTGGTGGCGGCTGTTCTGCCGGCGCTGGGTTCAGACTGGCCTCAGTTCCAGAAAGACCAAGTACACAGTGGAATTACAGGAGACAGTGCTCCAATAACCGCCCCGAACTTGACTATATCCTGGGTGAATGATACCGTTATTCCTGCAGACAGGATGGCCGGAATTGACGCGAGTCCAATTGTGTATAATGGCTCTGTTTATGCGGTTACATCAGAAGGTAAGCTTTTCAAATACTCTCTGGATGGAACGGCAGCCGGAGGAAACTGGCCGGTTAGCTTTGTCACTAACCCTAATGATTGGGATTTCCAGCTTGCTACACCGGCAGCATGCAACGGTTATATCTATGTGTTGGATTCCGGGTCCCCGTATCGGACAGTTCCTCATGACGACCTCTATGCTATCAATGCAGATACAGGAGTAATTGTTGATAGGGTGAATATAACTGACTATAACTACACTCAGTTTAATACCCCAATTACTTGTAGCTGCGATGGCAAACACATTCTCTTCGGTTCTATGAACATTACCACAAATTATACGACCTGGGTCACGAGCTACCTTGATGGAGATTACTACTGTTACAATATCACTGACGTCAGTAATATTATACCGAGTTGGAGCCCCCATCATTCTTCAAACGGGTATTACTGGGCAGGTGCAGCAGTTATCGGGGATTATGCAGTATTTGGAAATGAATCCGGTGGACTTGTTTCGATAAACTATACAGGCTCAGTGGTCGATGAAGTCGATGCTTCAGATGTCTATGGCTTTGACGTGGGATCAATCCGTTCCTCTGTGACTTACAGCAATGAGACTGTGATTTCCGACGATGAGACCGGCAGGATCTATTTCACTTCTTATAATTCCTCTGTGAATGGAAGTTGCTATGCGCTAGGCTTCAATGCCACTACGGGTCATTTTATCACAGCTGACAACTGCAGCAGATTCATCGGATACAGCACCTCCACTCCCGCATATTACAACGGCAGGATCTATGTGGGCTCAAGTAACGGGCTCTATTGCTTGAACGCGACGACTCTACTTCCGATCTGGCCTACTCCCACTTCTGTAGGCGTTGTTCAGAGCTCTCCCGCAATATCAACCTTCTATGGTCTGGGCAACGAGTATATTTATGTCACCACAAACTCTCTACTCGGTGGCATCTATTGTGTGAACAGTAGTGGTGATGTAGTCTGGAATGGAACCTCCACCTATTACGACAACGACGAGTATGCAAGTCTAAGTCTGGCTGGAGCTGCCATTTCAGGTGGCAGGGTCTTCTATGGAAACGACGAGGGAGTTCTCCACGGCCGTGCCAACTATACTCTCTATGACTTTAGTGTTGGAGCTAGTGTGGATAAATGGGCTTACAAGTACCAAGTGAATCCTAATCCGCCCAACACTAACGTTGAACCAAATATAGAGTTCACCACCGGAGAATATGCAAACATTGCGGCAGATGACGGAATCTACGCATCTCATGAAACAACTACTGAGAATTATTCCGCTGCACATCGGTTTGTATTCAAGATTGATGACAATGAGAAGCCATGGATCACCGCTATCAATGTGGCATGGAATGGTAAGGCATGGCATGATACTGGAGATCCAGGTGCCACGCTGTACATCTGGAACGGCACAGGATATGAAGAACTGGATGATGATGCAAACAGTCAAGATGAATTTTGGTTGATTGGTGAAAAAACATCAAACATTAGTAATTACATTGACAGTTCGAACAATGTAACTATACTGGTTGTGCAGAACGATAAGGATGATGGAGAAGATGAACGTTCACACATTTGGACAGATTATGTTAAATTGGTGGCAACACCATAA
- a CDS encoding PQQ-binding-like beta-propeller repeat protein codes for MNKHTLKIFLICVTLLLVAAAQPALGSDWAQFQKEIHNTGVTADRAPISDPTNCSLSWNYSMGGNIDVTPVVAGDITYVVASNNHLCAFNRTTGTLLWEESTSGGGFLLGNLAVGNGIIFVPTVNGKIFAFDAETGSPKWNKTLSSKQLDTPITYSDGKIYFGEAMGGRKYYCLDEAGNEVWNRTATTQNSGQGSYYWAGAAVIGDSLVYGDDDGHLVSVNKDTGTNIAEINVSEEFGITCKEIRSSVLYVEELNRIYFTSKGGYCYALGFNVTDGTFNTSDKHIANIGYSTSTPAYYNGRVYVGAGGMYGGGSGISCLDANLTDEIWHYAAGAVQSSPAISTYYDDGDGEVYIYFTVNSATGGVFCLKDYTGCTNPELAWSYADASKTAYTLAGAVISDGWIYYGTDKRYLFGFTTEEEQTPSIPVANFSANPLSGSAPLTVQFTDLSSGYGITSWAWDFDSDGTVDSNETNPSHIYNSTGTYTVSLTVTGDGGSDTETKTNYITVSETVTESGWSQFQKDSSHTGYTFNSVPTQDPELLWQNLTSSEQEPCGSGGINVPPVISGNTVFVTAGNASVWAFNKETGDLIWSKELGGDLTQTSTPAIGNGTLFVPTMEGNLYAFDQENGNELWKAHVTDGNLECPITYSDHKLYIGDGLEGGTGTKYYYCYDDSGNLVWKHENNNMSGFLWSGAVVVGNYLVYPVFEGKMVCLEKDTGTRR; via the coding sequence ATGAACAAACATACATTGAAAATATTTCTAATTTGTGTGACATTGCTCCTGGTGGCGGCTGCTCAGCCGGCACTGGGATCCGACTGGGCTCAGTTCCAGAAAGAGATTCACAACACTGGTGTAACTGCGGACAGAGCCCCTATATCTGACCCGACGAACTGCTCGCTTTCCTGGAATTACAGTATGGGAGGGAATATCGATGTGACTCCGGTAGTAGCCGGGGACATAACGTATGTTGTGGCGAGTAACAACCACCTCTGTGCCTTTAACAGAACCACAGGTACTCTATTATGGGAAGAATCCACAAGTGGAGGCGGATTCCTGCTGGGAAATTTGGCGGTTGGAAATGGCATCATCTTTGTGCCAACCGTCAACGGGAAGATTTTTGCTTTTGACGCAGAAACAGGAAGTCCGAAGTGGAATAAAACCCTGAGCAGTAAACAGCTCGATACTCCTATTACTTATTCTGATGGCAAAATCTACTTCGGAGAAGCGATGGGTGGACGCAAGTATTACTGCCTGGATGAGGCCGGCAACGAAGTCTGGAATCGTACAGCAACGACCCAGAACAGTGGGCAGGGGTCCTACTACTGGGCAGGAGCTGCCGTAATTGGAGACAGCCTCGTATATGGAGATGATGACGGGCACCTGGTTTCCGTGAATAAGGATACAGGAACTAACATTGCCGAAATCAATGTTTCTGAAGAGTTCGGGATAACCTGTAAAGAAATAAGGTCCTCGGTCCTCTATGTCGAAGAACTGAACAGGATATACTTCACATCCAAAGGCGGATACTGCTATGCTCTTGGTTTCAACGTGACAGATGGGACTTTTAACACCTCTGATAAACACATAGCAAATATCGGATATTCTACCTCAACTCCCGCTTATTACAATGGGCGAGTTTACGTGGGTGCAGGTGGAATGTATGGAGGAGGAAGCGGAATTTCCTGTCTTGATGCCAACCTTACTGACGAGATCTGGCACTACGCTGCAGGTGCGGTTCAGTCTTCCCCTGCAATCTCTACATACTACGACGATGGGGATGGAGAGGTCTATATCTATTTCACAGTAAACAGTGCTACAGGTGGTGTGTTCTGTCTCAAAGACTACACAGGCTGCACAAACCCGGAGCTTGCCTGGAGTTATGCAGATGCCAGCAAAACAGCTTATACCCTTGCAGGAGCCGTAATCTCAGATGGGTGGATATACTATGGGACCGACAAAAGGTACCTTTTCGGGTTCACAACCGAGGAAGAACAAACCCCCTCAATTCCCGTAGCTAACTTCAGTGCAAACCCGCTTTCCGGTAGTGCTCCTCTAACAGTCCAGTTCACGGACCTATCCTCAGGCTATGGAATAACTTCCTGGGCCTGGGACTTTGATTCAGACGGAACCGTGGACTCAAACGAGACAAACCCGAGCCATATCTATAACAGCACAGGAACTTACACCGTCAGCCTGACGGTCACAGGTGACGGGGGTTCCGACACCGAAACAAAAACCAACTATATTACGGTAAGCGAAACGGTTACTGAATCCGGATGGTCTCAGTTCCAGAAAGACAGCTCTCATACCGGATACACATTCAATTCTGTCCCAACCCAGGACCCGGAACTCCTCTGGCAGAATCTGACTTCTTCGGAGCAGGAACCCTGCGGGAGCGGAGGCATAAATGTCCCGCCAGTGATTTCCGGAAATACGGTTTTCGTAACTGCCGGAAACGCTTCTGTCTGGGCATTTAACAAAGAGACCGGAGACCTTATCTGGTCAAAGGAACTTGGCGGAGACCTGACACAAACCTCGACCCCCGCCATCGGGAACGGAACACTGTTTGTCCCTACCATGGAAGGAAATCTCTACGCTTTTGACCAGGAAAACGGAAACGAGCTCTGGAAAGCACACGTAACCGACGGCAACCTGGAGTGTCCAATCACATATTCTGACCACAAACTCTACATCGGAGACGGGCTTGAAGGAGGAACCGGAACCAAATACTACTACTGCTACGACGACAGCGGAAACCTTGTCTGGAAGCATGAAAACAATAACATGTCAGGTTTTCTCTGGAGCGGGGCAGTAGTTGTCGGAAATTACCTGGTCTACCCGGTCTTCGAAGGTAAAATGGTCTGCCTCGAAAAAGATACAGGTACACGTAGATGA
- a CDS encoding PKD domain-containing protein, translating to MYTSSERGQETGYCFKVGFNPDTGQFLDSGWATSIGFSTSTPVVYDGRVYVGHGEHGETGSMFCLNDSDGTVIWETPISGGVKSSPVLSVENGDPYIYFTEAIVDGSIYCLNPDGTLAWHYNPPEDSAYTLQGAALSDGKVYYGTDNGYLYCIGQGEALPPEANFSSDKQTGSFPLTVSFKDRSFNANKFLWDFGDGNTSTEVNPVHTYTAEGTYTVTLTVQNEHGTDKKVAEDYIYAVKVPTTWPVKRGESIQAAINSADSGDIIKVYPGEYHEVLTIDKNLTLKGIKDPVLNASGFIDSSGVTISADGVEFSGFEITGTEEMCFAINVNAKNVLIEDNLIDDCAEGVWLQGTENTLRQNNISNCWDFAAVLDNTGDNRIYKNTFINNNGRKMSGSSDHISGGAGSFFQSSEPVEYVWNGTKLTGYIGNYYDDYAGSDSNGDGIGDTAYTADAGTDKYPLVLPYSNYVEEQKNESIPENSWYQFHGKVDHLGYSESGPKTNQTEWISEDIDAISSSSPVAAGGKVFVICGTAGMEESTEDIPQLVALDEFSGDILWNVSIPKAVYGSWASPAYDDGMVFTATGPELGCYDAETGEKIWCFNDTVGSQGAVNSGPAIADGMVIFSDWDGSHYYCLDEYTGYLLWSFEVVGDAQSVPAYADGKFYLTSWGYGTSYAGHAYCVDAVTGDQVWHINNIEQNFCGSPAYKDGVLYLTTYNFYGDGDLLALDAVDGSIIWQQNIERTDSTPAFAYGNVYVCGGCSGFSNVQTYCFNASTGEKVWETPSLTGENGGIGGWTCSVAVADGLVYVGTEGNGYFGYNDLYALDAFTGEVAWHTPHAGSTPALSDGMLFSIGADQKVYAFKDSLSSPVADFSADITSGNAPLTVNFTDQSTGTVSSYSWDFNNDGTVDSTEQNPSYTYTSAGTFTVNLTVANANGTDSEVKTDYITVSSTPVEPEPVAAFIADVTSGTVPLIVNFMDQSTSSPTSWLWDFGDGTNATEQNPVHTYTATGTYTVNLTVSNEDGSDSEVKTGYIKVSSQSSAKPVAAFTASPTSGKTPLKVKFTDTSTGSPTSWFWKFGDGSKSFLQNPIHKYSKAGTYTVNLTVKNAKGKNTVTKTEYIKVITKPVANFSANPTSGKAPLKVKFTDTSTGTPAKWIWDFGDGSKSFHQNPVHKYSKAGTYTVNLTVKNAKGKNTVTKTEYIKVITKPVANFSASPTSGKAPLKVTFTDTSTGIPAKWRWDFGDGSKSFHQNPIHKYSKAGTYTVNLTVKNAKGSNTVTKTEYIKIT from the coding sequence CTGTACACCTCTTCGGAAAGAGGACAGGAAACAGGTTACTGCTTCAAAGTAGGGTTTAACCCTGATACAGGGCAGTTCCTTGATAGTGGATGGGCAACCTCAATTGGCTTTTCGACATCTACCCCTGTTGTGTATGATGGAAGAGTTTATGTGGGACATGGAGAACACGGCGAGACCGGGTCAATGTTCTGCCTGAACGATTCCGATGGAACTGTAATCTGGGAAACTCCGATTAGCGGAGGAGTAAAGTCTTCACCTGTTCTTTCGGTAGAGAATGGCGATCCGTACATCTATTTCACAGAAGCCATAGTTGACGGCTCGATTTACTGCCTGAACCCTGACGGGACCCTTGCATGGCACTACAACCCACCGGAGGATTCTGCATACACCCTGCAGGGTGCAGCTCTTTCCGACGGAAAGGTCTACTACGGAACAGATAATGGATACCTGTACTGCATCGGACAGGGCGAGGCTCTTCCTCCAGAAGCAAACTTCAGTTCGGACAAACAGACAGGTTCTTTTCCTCTGACTGTTTCATTCAAAGACAGATCCTTTAACGCCAACAAATTCCTCTGGGACTTTGGGGACGGAAACACTTCAACTGAAGTAAACCCGGTCCATACCTATACTGCAGAAGGTACTTACACAGTGACCCTTACCGTCCAGAACGAACACGGGACGGATAAAAAAGTTGCCGAAGACTACATTTACGCAGTCAAAGTTCCAACTACCTGGCCGGTTAAAAGAGGGGAGTCTATCCAGGCAGCTATTAATTCAGCCGATTCCGGAGACATCATCAAGGTATATCCCGGGGAGTATCACGAAGTCCTGACCATCGACAAGAATCTGACTCTAAAAGGCATCAAGGACCCTGTCCTGAACGCTTCGGGTTTCATAGACTCTTCAGGCGTAACCATAAGTGCTGACGGCGTTGAGTTCAGCGGCTTTGAAATTACAGGGACCGAAGAGATGTGCTTTGCAATTAACGTCAATGCAAAGAACGTACTGATAGAAGACAACCTTATAGATGACTGCGCCGAAGGGGTATGGTTACAGGGAACTGAAAACACTCTCCGGCAGAATAATATTTCCAACTGCTGGGACTTTGCAGCCGTGCTCGATAACACAGGAGACAACCGGATCTATAAGAACACCTTCATCAACAACAATGGCAGGAAGATGAGTGGTTCGAGTGACCATATTTCAGGAGGGGCAGGCTCATTCTTCCAGAGCTCCGAACCAGTAGAATATGTCTGGAATGGAACAAAACTGACAGGGTATATAGGTAATTACTACGATGACTACGCAGGAAGCGACTCAAACGGGGACGGTATAGGGGATACGGCTTACACTGCTGATGCAGGAACTGATAAGTACCCTCTGGTCCTTCCCTACTCAAATTATGTTGAAGAGCAGAAAAACGAGTCCATTCCTGAGAATTCCTGGTACCAGTTCCATGGAAAGGTTGACCACCTTGGCTACTCAGAAAGCGGGCCCAAGACCAATCAGACCGAGTGGATAAGTGAGGACATTGATGCAATCAGCAGTTCCTCCCCTGTTGCGGCCGGAGGAAAAGTCTTTGTGATATGCGGGACCGCAGGAATGGAAGAGAGCACGGAGGATATTCCCCAGTTAGTAGCCTTGGACGAATTTAGTGGAGATATTCTGTGGAACGTCAGCATTCCGAAAGCCGTATACGGTTCGTGGGCTTCCCCTGCTTATGATGACGGCATGGTCTTTACGGCCACTGGCCCCGAACTTGGCTGTTACGACGCAGAAACCGGAGAAAAAATCTGGTGTTTCAATGATACTGTGGGAAGTCAGGGTGCGGTTAATAGTGGACCTGCTATTGCGGATGGTATGGTAATCTTTAGCGATTGGGATGGAAGCCATTATTACTGTCTTGACGAATACACCGGATACTTGCTCTGGAGTTTTGAAGTCGTCGGAGATGCTCAGTCCGTCCCTGCATACGCGGACGGAAAGTTCTACCTGACAAGCTGGGGATATGGGACTTCTTATGCAGGCCATGCTTACTGCGTGGACGCAGTAACAGGAGATCAGGTATGGCACATTAATAATATAGAACAGAATTTCTGTGGATCCCCTGCTTATAAAGACGGGGTCCTCTACCTGACAACCTACAACTTCTACGGAGACGGAGACCTTCTTGCCCTGGACGCTGTTGACGGGAGCATAATCTGGCAGCAAAATATCGAAAGGACAGACTCAACTCCTGCATTTGCCTACGGAAATGTCTATGTTTGTGGAGGCTGCTCTGGTTTTTCCAATGTGCAGACCTACTGCTTCAACGCAAGTACGGGAGAAAAAGTCTGGGAAACCCCTTCCCTGACAGGAGAGAACGGGGGAATAGGAGGCTGGACATGTTCTGTTGCGGTAGCTGACGGGCTTGTCTACGTCGGAACCGAAGGCAACGGATACTTCGGTTACAATGACCTCTATGCTCTGGACGCCTTTACGGGAGAAGTAGCCTGGCACACTCCACATGCAGGATCTACCCCAGCACTTTCGGACGGTATGCTTTTCAGTATCGGAGCGGATCAGAAAGTCTATGCCTTCAAGGACTCTCTCTCTTCGCCTGTTGCTGACTTCTCTGCAGACATAACATCAGGTAATGCGCCATTGACAGTCAATTTCACCGACCAGTCCACAGGCACCGTTTCGTCCTATTCGTGGGACTTTAATAACGACGGAACTGTGGACTCAACTGAGCAGAACCCCTCGTATACATATACTTCAGCCGGTACTTTCACTGTCAACCTTACGGTTGCAAATGCAAACGGGACCGATTCCGAGGTAAAGACTGATTACATCACTGTATCTTCTACACCTGTAGAACCTGAGCCCGTTGCTGCATTCATAGCTGATGTGACCAGTGGTACTGTGCCTCTCATTGTCAACTTTATGGATCAGTCGACTAGCTCACCTACATCCTGGCTCTGGGACTTCGGGGATGGTACTAACGCTACCGAACAGAATCCAGTCCACACATACACGGCAACCGGTACCTACACTGTTAACCTTACGGTTTCCAACGAGGATGGAAGTGATTCTGAGGTGAAAACTGGGTACATTAAGGTCTCCAGTCAATCTTCAGCAAAGCCAGTAGCTGCATTTACTGCGTCGCCTACTTCAGGAAAAACGCCATTAAAGGTTAAATTTACTGACACAAGCACTGGCTCTCCAACTTCCTGGTTCTGGAAATTTGGAGATGGTTCAAAGTCATTCCTACAGAATCCGATTCATAAGTATTCAAAGGCAGGAACATATACTGTTAACTTGACAGTAAAGAATGCTAAAGGCAAGAACACGGTAACAAAAACAGAATATATAAAAGTGATTACAAAACCTGTGGCAAACTTTTCTGCGAATCCAACATCAGGAAAAGCACCATTAAAGGTTAAATTTACTGACACAAGCACAGGAACACCTGCTAAATGGATATGGGACTTTGGAGACGGATCAAAGTCATTCCACCAGAATCCTGTTCACAAGTATTCAAAGGCAGGAACATATACTGTTAACTTGACAGTAAAGAATGCTAAAGGCAAGAACACGGTAACAAAAACAGAATATATAAAAGTGATTACAAAACCGGTTGCAAACTTTTCTGCAAGTCCAACATCAGGAAAAGCACCATTAAAGGTTACTTTTACTGACACAAGCACAGGAATACCTGCTAAATGGAGATGGGACTTTGGAGATGGATCAAAGTCATTCCACCAGAATCCGATTCACAAGTATTCCAAGGCAGGAACATATACTGTTAACTTGACAGTAAAGAATGCTAAAGGCAGCAACACGGTAACAAAAACAGAGTATATAAAAATTACATAA